A stretch of the Rosa rugosa chromosome 5, drRosRugo1.1, whole genome shotgun sequence genome encodes the following:
- the LOC133711147 gene encoding F-box protein At3g07870-like: MRRKNRKINSVEQLEEEEEWQPKGPCRFHELPQGLVMDILSRLSLKTLFKCRCVYKSWLFITADPHFTHLCLSRVPIDDPFYVGNPVSGEYITIPLPKEACLKYSFLGLGYSASTNEYKVLQSSSCINKAKVLDAECEALIYRIGTGGGAWRSIGKTPPDEIRDPPFSSFLHGALHWISAGSQNFVFIHSFNFETEKFRTLPPPGYFKPIQQKSKQCLKLGVLEGCLFLCVCGDEPRQFDMWVMKDYGVEESWTKTLVFEGLYPPPELNNDAYEPLVFLRNGDILLSYNDQIVVCYNQGRKSLRKARVTRTKLSFRAIGYKLTIHP, from the exons ATGAGACGCAAGAACAGAAAGATCAACAGCGTTGAGcaactagaagaagaagaagaatggcaaCCCAAAGGTCCTTGCAGGTTTCATGAGCTTCCGCAGGGTTTAGTCATGGACATTCTCTCCAGGCTCTCTCTTAAAACCCTCTTCAAATGCAGGTGTGTTTACAAGTCCTGGCTTTTCATCACAGCGGACCCTCATTTTACTCATCTCTGCCTTTCAAGAGTACCCATTG ACGACCCCTTTTATGTTGGCAATCCAGTTTCGGGTGAGTACATCACTATTCCGCTTCCTAAAGAAGCTTGCCTCAAATATAGCTTTTTAGGACTTGGTTATAGCGCCTCAACCAATGAGTACAAAGTGTTGCAAAGTAGCTCATGCATAAACAAAGCTAAGGTCCTTGACGCTGAGTGTGAGGCTCTGATATACAGAATTGGTACCGGAGGAGGAGCTTGGAGAAGCATCGGAAAAACTCCTCCGGACGAAATCCGGGACCCTCCGTTTAGTTCTTTTCTACATGGAGCTCTTCACTGGATTTCCGCTGGTTCTCAAAATTTTGTATTTATACATTCATTCAACTTtgaaacagaaaagtttcgcACACTACCCCCACCTGGCTACTTTAAACCAATTCAGCAGAAATCTAAACAGTGTCTCAAATTGGGAGTGTTAGAAGGTTGTCTCTTTTTATGTGTATGTGGTGATGAGCCTCGACAATTTGACATGTGGGTTATGAAGGATTATGGTGTGGAAGAGTCTTGGACAAAAACTCTTGTTTTTGAAGGCTTGTATCCACCACCAGAACTCAACAATGATGCTTATGAACCGCTGGTGTTTTTGAGGAATGGGGACATCCTATTGTCCTACAATGATCAGATTGTGGTTTGTTATAATCAAGGAAGAAAGAGTCTCAGGAAAGCTAGAGTTACCCGGACTAAGTTGAGTTTTCGTGCAATTGGTTACAAACTTACAATCCATCCTTAG